The Sphingomonas sp. NBWT7 nucleotide sequence CACATGACGCGGCTGCAGCTCTTCGCCTTTTTGCGCTTCATGGAGGCGCATGCGCGGCTCGGCTGGCTGGTCAACGATCTCCACCGCCACGGTTTCGCCTATCGCGGCTATCCGCTGCTCGCCCGGCTCGCGCGCTGGCATCCGATCGTCCGCCACGACGGCACGCTGTCGATTGCGCGCAGCTATCGCCCGGGCGAATGGCCCGCGATCCTTGCCGAAGCCGGGATCGAGGGCGCCGAGATCCACCGCCGCTTCCCGTTTCGCCTGTGCGTCGAGCGGCAGCGGTGAGCGCCGACACGCTGATCGTCGGAGGCGGGCCGGCGGGCGCGGCAGCGGCGATCACGCTTGCCAACGCCCGCGCACCGCACCTGCTGATCGAGCGCAGCCGCGTGGTCGGCGACGCCTTGTGCGGCGGCTTTCTAAGCTGGCGCAGCCTCGACACGCTGGCGGCGCTCGGCCTCGATCCTGATGCGCTCAACCGCGACCGTGTGACGCGCGTGCGCCTGTTCGCCGGTACGCGGATGGTCGAGGCGCCGCTGCCGCGCCCGGCGATCGGCGTGTCGCGCCACCGCCTCGATACGCTGCTGATGCACCGCGCGGTCGCGGCGGGTGCCAGGGTGGAGCGCGGCCTTGCCGTACGCGCGATCGACGACGGCGTGCGGCTCGACGACGGGGCGACGCTGGCGCCGCGCGCGCTGTTCCTCGCCAGTGGCAAGCACGACGTGCGCGGCCGCGCCCGGCCTGCCGCGGCGCGCGGCGAGGATCCCTCGCTCGGGCTGCGCGTCCGCCTCGCGCCGCATCCGTCGCTCGACCGGCTGGTGGGCGATGCGATCGAGCTGCACGCCTTCGATCGCGGCTATGCCGGGATCGTGCGGCAGGAGGACCGCTCGGTGAACGTGTGCCTCGCGCTGCGCCGCTCGCGGTTGCACGCGGCCGGCAGCCCCGCCGCGCTGCTCGCCGAACTGGGCGACGAATGCCCGGCGCTCGGCGAGCGGCTCGCCTTCGGCTTTCCCGCTGCCGACGCGGTCGCCAACGTGCCCTACGGCTGGCGCGCCACCGCCGGCGAGGACGGGCTGTTCCGGCTCGGCGACCAATCGGGCGTCATTCCCTCGCTCGCCGGTGAGGGGATGGGAATCGCGCTGGCGAGCGGCGTCTCCGCGGCGCACGCGCACCTTGCCGGCATCGGTGCCGCCGATTGGCAGAGGGCGTTCGCGCGCCGCTTGCGCCGCCCGATCGGCATCGCCTCGCTCATCCGCGCGCTCGCCGAACGCCCGGCGTTGTCACGCATCGCATTGCCCGCCCTTGGCCTCGTGCCTGCGATACCCCAAATGGTGGCGAAAGCCACCCGCATCCCGCCGGATCCCGTCCGCTACGGCCCGGCCGCCTTGGAGATCTGACCCCGATGGATAAACTCAACCTGTCCGAGGCCGAATGGAAAGAACGGCTGACCCCCGAGCAGTATCACGTGCTGCGCGAGGCCGGCACCGAGCGCGCGTTCGCCGGCAAGTACAACGACAACAAGGCCGACGGCATCTATCACTGCGGCGCCTGCGGCCTCGAGTTGTTCGACAGCGCCGATAAGTATGATTCGGGATCGGGCTGGCCCAGCTTCACCCAGCCGCTGTCGCCCGAGGCGGTCACCGATCACCGCGATACCAGCCACGGCATGGTCCGCATCGAATCGCGCTGCGGCCGGTGCGACAGCCACCTCGGCCACGTCTTCCCCGACGGCCCGCCGCCCACCGGGCTGCGCTATTGCATGAACTCGCTCAGCCTCGATTTTCAGCCGCGCCAATAGGCGCTCCGATCCGCCGTCGCGCCTTGCGCCGACGGCGGGCCGTTGTGGGCACGTCTTGTTAACCACAGCCTAAGCTTATATCCCGCAAGGCGCTTCGATGGCCCGCGCCCCCGCCCCCCGTTCGCCCTGGCGCCGCCGCCTGTCGATCACCGTCAAGGTGCTGCTCGTGCTGGCGGTGCTCGCGCTCGGCGCCCTCGTCACCGCCGTCTATATCGCGCGCGCGCAGCTGCCGTCGTTCGACGAGCTCAAGTCCTCGCCCAACGGCCAGATGATCCGCGTCCATGCCGCCGACGGCACGGTGCTGGTGTCGATCGGGCCAAGCTACGGCGAGTGGCTGGCAGCCGATCGCATCCCGCGGGTGATGCGCGAGGCGACCGTCGCGGTCGAGGACAAGCGCTTCTACAAGCACATCGGCGTCGATCCGATCGGTGTCGCGCGCTCGGTCAAGGTGCGCGTCGATCGCGGCCGCTGGGTGCAGGGCGGCTCGACGATCACGCAGCAGCTTGCGCGCAACGTGTTCCTCAACAACCAGAAGAAGTTCGGCCGCAAGTTCCGCGAGTGGATCCTGGCGCTGGCGATGGAGCGCAAGTTCTCGAAGGAGCAGATCCTCGAGCTGTACCTCAATAAGGTCTATTACGGCGGCGGCGCGTACGGCATCGACGCCGCGTCGCGCAAGTTCTTCGGCCACGGCGCGAACCGGCTGAGCCTAAGCGAAGCGGCGATCATCGCCGGGCTGGTCAAGGCGCCGTCCAACTATTCGCCGACCGCCGACGCGCAGGCGGCGGTCGACCGTGCGCAGGTCGTGCTGCGCGTGATGGAGCAGAACGGCGCGATCAGCGCGTCGGAGGCGGCGGAGGCCGATCCGCAGGCGGTGAAGCTCGCGCCCGAACCGCGACAGAATTCGGTGCGCTATTTCACCGACTGGGCGCTGCCGCAGCTCGAACTGCTGATCGACGAGACCGAGAAGCCGCTCGACGTGTGGACGACGCTCGACCTGTCGATGCAGCGCGCCGCCGATGCGGCGATCCGCGCCAATGCGCCGGGCGGGGCGCAGGGCGCGCTGGTCGCACTCGATCGCGACGGCGCGGTGCGCGCGATGGTCGGCGGCAAGGATTACGTCGCCTCGATCTACAACCGCGCGACGCAGGCGCAGCGCCAGCCGGGATCGGCGTTCAAGCTGTTCGTCTATCTCGCCGCGCTCGAGGCGGGGAAGACGCCCGAATCGACCGAGGTCGACGAGCCGATCACGATCAACGGGTGGAGCCCGCGCAACTCGTCGCGCCGCTTCTCGGGCAGCATCACGCTGCGTACCGCCTTCGCCTATTCGATCAACACGGTCGCGGCGAAGCTCGGACAGCAGGTCGGCTTCGCGACCGTTGCCGATATGGCGCGGCGGTTCGGCATCACCACGCCGGTCAACACGCAGCCATCGATGGTGCTCGGCACCTCGGATGTACGGCTGATCGACATGACGCGCGCCTTTGCCAGCGTCGCCAACAAGGGCGTCGCCGTCACCCCATTCGGCATCACCAAGGTGACGGCGCAGAACGAGGTGATCTACCAGCACGAGGTCGATCGCAGCCGCGTGCTCGTCGCGCCCTATGTCGCCGCGCAGATGACCGATCTGCTGCAGACTGCGGTCAACACCGGCACCGGGCGGGCGGCGCAGATCGGGCGCCCGGTCGCCGGCAAGACGGGCACGACGTCCTCGTCGAAGGACGGCTGGTTCCTCGGCTTCTCGTCGGGCATCACCACCGGCGTGTGGATGGGCCGCGACGATGCCAAGCCGATCGGCGGGCTGCAGGGCGGTACCGCGCCGGCGCGCGCCTTCGCGCAATTTATGAGCAAGGCCGTTGCCAGCCGCCCGATCGAACAGTTCGAGACCGAGGTGACGCTGCCCGAATGGCAGCTCGAACCCGACGAGGAAAGCTATTACGGTGAGCCCGATACGGGCGCGTTCGTCGACGAGAACGGCAA carries:
- the msrB gene encoding peptide-methionine (R)-S-oxide reductase MsrB encodes the protein MDKLNLSEAEWKERLTPEQYHVLREAGTERAFAGKYNDNKADGIYHCGACGLELFDSADKYDSGSGWPSFTQPLSPEAVTDHRDTSHGMVRIESRCGRCDSHLGHVFPDGPPPTGLRYCMNSLSLDFQPRQ
- a CDS encoding NAD(P)/FAD-dependent oxidoreductase, whose amino-acid sequence is MSADTLIVGGGPAGAAAAITLANARAPHLLIERSRVVGDALCGGFLSWRSLDTLAALGLDPDALNRDRVTRVRLFAGTRMVEAPLPRPAIGVSRHRLDTLLMHRAVAAGARVERGLAVRAIDDGVRLDDGATLAPRALFLASGKHDVRGRARPAAARGEDPSLGLRVRLAPHPSLDRLVGDAIELHAFDRGYAGIVRQEDRSVNVCLALRRSRLHAAGSPAALLAELGDECPALGERLAFGFPAADAVANVPYGWRATAGEDGLFRLGDQSGVIPSLAGEGMGIALASGVSAAHAHLAGIGAADWQRAFARRLRRPIGIASLIRALAERPALSRIALPALGLVPAIPQMVAKATRIPPDPVRYGPAALEI
- a CDS encoding transglycosylase domain-containing protein, producing the protein MARAPAPRSPWRRRLSITVKVLLVLAVLALGALVTAVYIARAQLPSFDELKSSPNGQMIRVHAADGTVLVSIGPSYGEWLAADRIPRVMREATVAVEDKRFYKHIGVDPIGVARSVKVRVDRGRWVQGGSTITQQLARNVFLNNQKKFGRKFREWILALAMERKFSKEQILELYLNKVYYGGGAYGIDAASRKFFGHGANRLSLSEAAIIAGLVKAPSNYSPTADAQAAVDRAQVVLRVMEQNGAISASEAAEADPQAVKLAPEPRQNSVRYFTDWALPQLELLIDETEKPLDVWTTLDLSMQRAADAAIRANAPGGAQGALVALDRDGAVRAMVGGKDYVASIYNRATQAQRQPGSAFKLFVYLAALEAGKTPESTEVDEPITINGWSPRNSSRRFSGSITLRTAFAYSINTVAAKLGQQVGFATVADMARRFGITTPVNTQPSMVLGTSDVRLIDMTRAFASVANKGVAVTPFGITKVTAQNEVIYQHEVDRSRVLVAPYVAAQMTDLLQTAVNTGTGRAAQIGRPVAGKTGTTSSSKDGWFLGFSSGITTGVWMGRDDAKPIGGLQGGTAPARAFAQFMSKAVASRPIEQFETEVTLPEWQLEPDEESYYGEPDTGAFVDENGNPIASDGVPAPQDQPGEGIERPSARGERPVYDDEQGGAPPPDQRLDQDWIDRVTGRDPDQDRRPRRDARPRGEGDPRYDSRNDPRYDPRAQPVDERPYQ